From Vibrio fortis, a single genomic window includes:
- a CDS encoding AEC family transporter translates to MFEQVVGILFPVFALAAAGFAVGRWLKPDFKPINRINMDVCIPALVFASLTTMPLDTEQVPLITASLVAVLVPALLMIPICKIFKLNFKAWAPPHMFRNSGNLAIPLFTYTFGDTALAPAVLLFVVSACIHISLGLALLSEGNPIKQIFKMPIFLAAAVAMTLNLSGVAVWNPIYEATSLLGQAAVPIMLLSLGSQMVNLRLSGLKVGLLCTAQSLFTGAIAFAIIYFFIPLPTLHLQMMVLFTMLPPAVMNYLFAERFNVEPPKVASMVLFGNFLSVVTLPILLTFALSFG, encoded by the coding sequence ATGTTCGAGCAGGTTGTTGGCATTCTGTTTCCCGTCTTTGCGCTCGCCGCTGCTGGCTTTGCCGTGGGTCGTTGGCTCAAACCCGACTTCAAGCCTATCAACCGCATTAATATGGATGTGTGCATCCCAGCTTTGGTGTTTGCGTCGCTCACGACCATGCCACTCGATACAGAGCAAGTGCCGCTGATTACCGCCTCATTGGTTGCGGTATTAGTGCCTGCTCTATTAATGATTCCTATCTGTAAAATCTTTAAACTCAACTTCAAAGCTTGGGCCCCTCCGCACATGTTCCGCAATAGTGGCAACCTTGCGATTCCCCTATTCACCTACACCTTTGGTGACACCGCACTCGCTCCAGCGGTACTGCTGTTCGTGGTTTCTGCCTGCATCCACATTAGCTTGGGCTTGGCGCTGTTGAGTGAAGGAAACCCGATAAAACAGATCTTCAAGATGCCGATTTTCCTTGCAGCAGCCGTAGCAATGACTCTCAACTTGTCTGGCGTTGCAGTTTGGAACCCTATCTACGAGGCAACATCGCTACTCGGCCAAGCTGCTGTACCTATCATGCTGTTATCCCTTGGCTCACAAATGGTCAACCTAAGACTCAGTGGACTCAAAGTGGGCTTACTGTGTACGGCTCAATCTCTGTTCACTGGTGCTATCGCATTCGCCATCATCTACTTTTTCATTCCACTGCCAACACTGCATCTACAAATGATGGTTCTGTTCACCATGCTGCCACCCGCAGTGATGAATTACTTGTTTGCTGAACGCTTTAACGTAGAGCCACCTAAAGTGGCGTCTATGGTGCTGTTTGGGAACTTCTTAAGCGTAGTGACCCTGCCTATATTGCTGACGTTTGCACTGTCATTTGGGTAA
- the uraH gene encoding hydroxyisourate hydrolase has protein sequence MGRLTTHVLDTTHGLPGAEIKVELYKVNEGSTEKLATVVTNSDGRTDAPILAGNDFVPGKYQLVFYVADYYKSKGIELDGVPFLDDVVIRFGLDDPDAHYHVPLLVSPYSFSTYRGS, from the coding sequence ATGGGAAGATTAACAACACATGTTTTAGATACCACCCACGGCCTACCTGGAGCAGAGATCAAGGTAGAGCTATACAAGGTAAACGAAGGCTCAACGGAAAAACTGGCGACGGTTGTGACCAACTCAGATGGCAGAACCGATGCACCCATTCTTGCTGGTAACGACTTTGTTCCAGGCAAGTATCAGTTGGTGTTCTATGTGGCAGATTACTATAAGAGCAAAGGCATCGAACTTGATGGCGTGCCTTTCTTAGATGATGTCGTGATTCGTTTCGGTCTTGACGACCCAGATGCGCATTACCATGTCCCCCTCTTAGTGTCCCCTTACAGCTTCTCGACATATCGCGGAAGTTAA
- a CDS encoding 8-oxoguanine deaminase, producing METIWIKNPLAIYTGSQADAEGGIVIQGNKIIELVGKHKEPTLPVDYSVDASRHVVTPGLINAHHHFYQTLTRAYPGALNKELFHWLQSLYPVWANLDAEMMSLATELALVELMMSGCTTASDHHYLLPNGLEHAIDLQVEAAEKLGVRAIFTRGSMSLGEDEGGLPPRHTIQTEQAIIDDSERLIRDYHQRDEGAMVQIALAPCSPFSVTTDLMKETAKISERENVMMHTHLCETLDEEDFCIEKFGLRPVDYLEDVGWLNDRTWLAHGIHFNPEEIKRLGTAGVGISHCPTSNMMLASGICKNNDLEAAGVKVGLGVDGSASNDGSNMIAEVRMAMYLQRLQYGSANVSHFDALRWATSGSARAMGRSDIGTIEVGKQADIAMFKLDDIRFSGSHDPLAALLLCGAQQADKVMVAGQWRVNDGTVIGVDMEHLMHRHHAAAMKLGMAMKNH from the coding sequence ATGGAAACCATCTGGATTAAGAATCCACTCGCAATCTACACTGGCTCACAAGCTGATGCCGAAGGCGGGATTGTCATTCAAGGCAATAAAATCATTGAACTGGTAGGTAAACACAAAGAGCCTACCTTACCTGTCGATTATAGCGTTGATGCCTCACGTCATGTTGTCACCCCGGGGCTTATTAATGCCCACCATCACTTCTATCAAACCCTTACTCGTGCCTATCCAGGCGCGCTGAATAAAGAGCTGTTCCATTGGCTGCAAAGCCTCTACCCAGTTTGGGCAAACCTTGATGCTGAGATGATGAGCCTAGCAACGGAACTCGCGCTCGTTGAGCTCATGATGTCGGGCTGCACCACCGCATCCGATCACCATTATCTACTCCCCAATGGGCTTGAACATGCAATTGATCTGCAAGTCGAAGCCGCCGAGAAGCTCGGTGTTAGGGCTATCTTTACCCGAGGTTCGATGAGTCTAGGAGAAGATGAAGGTGGACTTCCGCCAAGACACACCATTCAGACCGAACAAGCCATCATCGACGATAGCGAGCGCCTGATTCGTGACTACCACCAGCGAGATGAAGGCGCGATGGTTCAAATCGCTCTCGCCCCTTGCTCACCATTTTCGGTCACCACTGACTTGATGAAAGAGACTGCTAAGATCAGTGAGCGTGAAAACGTAATGATGCACACTCACCTCTGCGAAACCCTCGATGAAGAGGATTTTTGTATTGAGAAGTTTGGTCTACGTCCTGTTGATTATCTCGAAGACGTTGGCTGGCTCAATGATCGAACATGGCTAGCTCATGGTATCCACTTCAACCCTGAAGAGATAAAACGCTTAGGGACGGCTGGCGTCGGTATTAGCCATTGCCCTACGTCGAATATGATGCTCGCTTCTGGCATCTGCAAAAACAACGACCTTGAAGCTGCAGGCGTAAAAGTGGGTCTCGGCGTTGATGGTTCAGCGTCCAATGATGGCTCCAACATGATTGCCGAAGTACGCATGGCAATGTATCTGCAAAGGCTGCAGTACGGCTCTGCCAATGTCTCGCATTTTGATGCACTGCGCTGGGCAACATCCGGTTCCGCACGTGCGATGGGACGCTCTGACATCGGCACTATTGAGGTTGGTAAACAAGCCGATATCGCTATGTTCAAGCTTGATGATATTCGTTTCTCTGGCAGTCATGATCCGCTCGCCGCACTGCTTTTGTGTGGTGCCCAGCAAGCAGATAAAGTCATGGTAGCCGGACAATGGAGAGTGAATGATGGTACGGTCATCGGTGTGGATATGGAACATCTAATGCACCGCCACCATGCTGCCGCAATGAAACTTGGTATGGCAATGAAAAACCACTAG
- the alc gene encoding allantoicase: MTHKFEQYINLADEKLGAEATFATDDFFADKSRLLSHAAPVWKDDLYDDNGKWMDGWESRRKRGEGYDYCVIRLGLAGTIAGVDIDTSFFTGNFPPSASIDACYSPQGEPTDSTEWQEILPSIGLQGDHHHLEEIESDQVFTHLRLNIYPDGGVARLRVYGRPSVDWDAIDAQQQIDLAAVEHGGRALACSDEHYGNKANILGPGRGENMGDGWETARRRTPGNDWVIVALGHPGNIERIVVDTAHFKGNFPDSCSIQAAYVKGGTDDQVETQSLFWRELLPAQKLSAHNIHEFISEVNDLGAVTHVRANIFPDGGISRLRLFGTKAK; encoded by the coding sequence ATGACCCATAAATTTGAACAGTACATAAACCTTGCAGACGAAAAACTCGGTGCGGAAGCGACTTTCGCGACGGACGACTTTTTCGCTGATAAAAGCCGCCTACTTAGCCACGCCGCGCCAGTATGGAAAGATGATCTATACGACGACAATGGTAAGTGGATGGACGGTTGGGAAAGCCGTCGTAAACGTGGCGAAGGTTATGACTACTGTGTGATTCGCCTTGGTTTGGCTGGCACTATCGCAGGCGTTGATATTGATACTTCATTCTTTACGGGTAACTTCCCGCCTTCTGCATCGATTGATGCATGCTATTCACCACAAGGCGAGCCAACAGATTCTACCGAGTGGCAAGAGATCCTGCCTTCTATTGGTCTGCAAGGCGACCATCATCACCTTGAAGAGATTGAAAGTGACCAAGTGTTTACCCACCTGCGTCTAAACATTTACCCAGACGGTGGTGTTGCACGTCTGCGCGTTTACGGTCGCCCGAGCGTTGATTGGGATGCGATTGATGCGCAACAGCAAATCGATCTTGCAGCGGTTGAACATGGCGGACGCGCACTGGCATGTAGCGATGAGCACTATGGGAACAAAGCGAACATTCTTGGCCCAGGCCGCGGTGAAAACATGGGTGATGGTTGGGAAACCGCGCGTCGTCGTACACCGGGCAATGATTGGGTGATTGTTGCATTAGGCCACCCGGGTAACATCGAGCGTATTGTTGTCGATACTGCACACTTTAAAGGCAATTTCCCTGATAGCTGTTCAATTCAAGCAGCATACGTGAAAGGCGGTACCGACGACCAAGTTGAAACACAAAGCCTATTCTGGCGAGAGCTTCTGCCTGCACAAAAGCTTTCGGCACACAATATTCATGAATTTATTTCCGAAGTGAACGACCTTGGCGCTGTAACACACGTACGTGCCAACATCTTCCCTGATGGTGGTATTAGCCGTTTACGTCTATTTGGTACTAAAGCGAAATAG
- a CDS encoding alpha-xenorhabdolysin family binary toxin subunit A, translating to MKKITKTLVLSSISIGLLSSFALTSQAASIQINQASVEQNIPQVTYETIIGENGVFIDLDTDNFILKQQEWYQIQAYVEGALALPVTEASMKSTLGIPNDIPFSNFQALVEQYSNIHDTAFYWKKDLYPSIVNLSLSLSNYAQIKDYMLKPLSNALNEMLDKAFSPLPEDIEAVERNRKMAIAYLKSLQNFSMRYQQEVSDVGDNLLEFSATLDTQKLQLDVLEGTHNGYLSDDGSALQQRVNDINARIAQLNKDYTHYVTVASTAVTYAWFPMVAVPIMGVYGDKAEKARKLRNELQKEVDDLQDQLTYTQKIYNSYHRSSESIDIISQQIENAIPHINELKLNWQKMNSDFTSLLAALDEAQNNADIMKDDAMLGAIGALANTSVAEMNWNNISEKAKAFANNAYIQKME from the coding sequence ATGAAAAAAATCACTAAGACACTTGTATTATCTTCGATTTCCATTGGGCTACTTTCCTCTTTTGCACTCACTTCTCAAGCAGCCTCAATTCAAATAAACCAAGCGTCGGTTGAACAAAATATACCTCAAGTGACCTACGAAACGATCATTGGTGAGAATGGTGTCTTTATCGATTTAGATACCGACAACTTTATTCTCAAACAACAAGAGTGGTACCAAATCCAAGCCTATGTAGAGGGTGCATTGGCGCTACCTGTAACTGAAGCGAGTATGAAATCTACGCTCGGCATCCCCAATGATATCCCTTTCTCCAACTTCCAAGCACTCGTTGAACAGTACTCTAATATTCACGATACCGCCTTCTATTGGAAAAAAGACCTCTATCCAAGCATTGTTAACCTCTCATTAAGCTTGTCCAATTACGCACAAATCAAAGACTACATGCTTAAACCGTTAAGTAATGCGCTCAATGAAATGTTAGACAAAGCCTTCTCACCACTACCAGAAGACATTGAAGCTGTTGAGCGCAATAGAAAAATGGCGATTGCTTACCTAAAAAGCCTGCAAAATTTCTCTATGAGATACCAGCAAGAGGTGTCTGATGTAGGCGATAATTTACTGGAGTTTTCTGCCACATTAGACACTCAAAAGCTGCAATTGGATGTGTTGGAAGGCACACATAACGGTTATCTGAGTGATGATGGCAGTGCGTTACAACAGAGAGTGAACGACATAAATGCTCGTATTGCTCAGCTGAATAAAGACTACACTCACTACGTTACTGTCGCTTCAACTGCAGTCACTTATGCTTGGTTCCCGATGGTGGCAGTGCCTATTATGGGTGTATATGGCGACAAAGCAGAGAAGGCACGTAAGCTTCGTAATGAGCTACAAAAAGAGGTGGATGATCTTCAAGATCAATTAACTTACACTCAGAAAATATACAACTCTTACCATCGTTCATCAGAAAGCATCGATATAATTTCTCAGCAGATTGAAAACGCAATTCCACATATTAATGAATTGAAGCTCAACTGGCAGAAAATGAATTCAGATTTCACCTCGTTGCTTGCTGCATTAGATGAAGCTCAGAATAATGCTGACATCATGAAAGATGATGCAATGCTTGGCGCAATAGGCGCTCTAGCCAATACATCGGTAGCCGAAATGAACTGGAATAATATCAGTGAAAAAGCCAAGGCATTTGCAAATAACGCCTATATTCAGAAAATGGAATAG
- a CDS encoding NCS2 family permease, translated as MSESKTEILNQDANNGILEKFFKIKAHGSSVKNELVGGVTTFATMAYIIFVNPQIMAASGMDSGAVFVATCIGAAIGCLLMGLFANWPVGLAPGMGLNAFFSFTVVSEMGYSWEVALGAVFISGVLFVGMSFYKVRQWIIESIPESLRYSMTAGVGLFLGLIGLKTAGIVVENPATLVSLGDFTKPEALLAAIAFLIIAVLSERKVFGAVLIGILSVTLIGMMLGLVQYNGFFAAPPSLAPTFMAMDIAGALNVSMISVILAFLFVNMFDTAGTLMGVAERAHLTNPETGKIEGLSKALKADSISSVAGACVGCPPVTSYVESAAGVAAGARTGLSAIVVGALFLAAIFLSPLAGMIPAYATSGALIYVAFVMMSSMQHVDWKDFTNGAPAAITALMMPLTFSIANGIALGFITYTVLKLATGKTKDVSISMYFLAAIFIAKLVFIG; from the coding sequence ATGAGTGAGAGTAAAACTGAAATACTCAACCAAGATGCGAATAACGGAATTTTAGAGAAGTTTTTTAAAATTAAGGCCCACGGAAGCAGTGTAAAAAATGAATTGGTTGGTGGCGTGACCACTTTCGCAACCATGGCTTACATCATCTTCGTTAATCCACAGATCATGGCGGCATCCGGCATGGATTCTGGCGCGGTGTTCGTCGCAACCTGTATTGGTGCAGCGATTGGCTGTCTGTTAATGGGGTTATTTGCTAACTGGCCGGTTGGCCTTGCGCCGGGTATGGGCCTCAACGCCTTCTTCTCATTCACTGTGGTGAGTGAAATGGGTTATAGCTGGGAAGTGGCGCTTGGAGCCGTGTTTATCTCTGGTGTGCTATTTGTCGGGATGAGCTTCTACAAGGTTCGTCAATGGATCATAGAGAGCATTCCAGAGAGTTTACGCTACTCCATGACCGCAGGTGTCGGGCTATTCTTAGGGCTTATTGGTCTCAAAACTGCAGGTATTGTCGTCGAAAACCCAGCAACTTTGGTCTCATTAGGTGACTTTACCAAGCCAGAAGCATTGCTTGCTGCTATCGCCTTTCTAATTATCGCAGTACTGAGTGAGCGCAAAGTGTTTGGTGCCGTACTGATTGGTATTTTGAGCGTCACGCTTATCGGCATGATGTTAGGTCTAGTGCAATACAACGGCTTCTTCGCAGCGCCACCAAGTTTAGCGCCAACCTTTATGGCAATGGACATCGCTGGCGCACTGAACGTGTCTATGATCAGCGTTATCTTAGCCTTCCTTTTTGTCAACATGTTCGACACCGCGGGTACATTAATGGGTGTTGCGGAGCGTGCGCATCTAACTAACCCAGAAACGGGCAAGATTGAAGGTTTGAGCAAGGCATTAAAGGCCGACAGTATTTCGAGTGTTGCCGGAGCTTGTGTGGGTTGTCCTCCTGTAACCAGTTACGTTGAGAGTGCAGCCGGTGTTGCGGCAGGTGCTCGTACAGGCCTTTCTGCAATTGTGGTTGGCGCGCTATTCCTAGCCGCAATTTTCCTATCACCACTTGCTGGTATGATTCCAGCGTATGCGACTTCAGGTGCGCTAATCTACGTAGCGTTTGTGATGATGAGCAGCATGCAGCACGTTGACTGGAAAGACTTCACCAACGGTGCACCAGCAGCCATCACCGCTTTGATGATGCCGCTCACTTTCTCAATCGCGAATGGTATTGCGCTTGGCTTTATCACTTACACGGTATTAAAGCTGGCAACAGGTAAGACGAAAGATGTCTCTATCTCTATGTATTTCTTAGCGGCTATCTTCATCGCTAAATTGGTGTTCATTGGCTAA
- a CDS encoding ureidoglycolate lyase, with product MSNGIRRLVIEPLTKQAFAEFGDVIESDNSDFFMINNGSTRRYHKLAATDVQDQGGEAIISIFQATPLSYPLTIEMLERHPLGSQAFVPLLGQPYLIVVAPKGENPTLASCRAFLSNGRQGVNYHKGVWHHPVLALTDQDQFLIVDRGGEGHNCDEVYFDSDLVALHLEDLPTDNNKEEQRVENAL from the coding sequence ATGAGTAATGGAATACGTCGTTTAGTGATTGAGCCATTAACTAAGCAAGCTTTTGCTGAGTTTGGTGATGTTATCGAGTCAGATAACAGTGATTTTTTCATGATCAATAATGGGTCAACCCGCCGCTACCATAAGCTTGCGGCAACGGATGTGCAAGACCAAGGTGGAGAAGCCATCATTAGCATCTTCCAAGCCACACCGCTAAGTTACCCATTGACTATCGAGATGCTAGAGCGCCATCCCTTAGGCTCTCAGGCATTCGTTCCATTACTTGGTCAACCCTATTTAATTGTTGTCGCGCCAAAGGGCGAAAACCCGACACTAGCCAGCTGCCGAGCGTTTCTTAGTAACGGTCGTCAAGGCGTGAACTACCACAAAGGAGTGTGGCACCATCCCGTTCTCGCGCTTACCGATCAAGACCAGTTCTTGATTGTAGACAGAGGCGGCGAAGGCCATAACTGTGATGAAGTTTACTTTGACAGCGACCTCGTGGCACTGCACTTGGAAGACCTGCCGACGGACAACAATAAGGAAGAGCAGCGCGTTGAAAATGCGCTGTGA
- the puuE gene encoding allantoinase PuuE, with product MNKDYSRDLIGYGATPPNPQWPGNARVAVSFVLNYEEGGERCLLHGDDESEAFLSEIPSAQPIKGERHISMESIYEYGSRAGVWRVLRLFDEYEIPLTVFAVAMAIERHPDVAKAMIEAGHEICSHGYRWIDYQYIDESEERDHMVKAIEIIQQVTGQRPLGWYTGRTGPNTRRLVAEEGGFLYDSDAYDDDLPYWHTETGRPQLVIPYTLDVNDMRFSTAQGFNSGEQFFQYLKDTFDALYMEGETAPKMMSVGLHCRLVGRPGRIMALRRFLDYVKQHDSVWLCRRIDIANHWHEHHPYKAG from the coding sequence ATGAATAAGGATTATTCAAGAGATTTGATCGGGTATGGAGCGACCCCTCCAAATCCTCAATGGCCGGGTAATGCGCGTGTCGCGGTCTCCTTTGTATTGAACTACGAAGAAGGCGGTGAGCGTTGTCTATTGCATGGTGATGATGAGTCAGAAGCATTTCTTTCAGAGATCCCATCAGCACAACCGATCAAAGGTGAACGTCACATCAGCATGGAATCGATCTACGAGTACGGTAGTCGAGCTGGGGTTTGGCGTGTACTTCGCCTGTTTGATGAATATGAAATCCCATTAACCGTCTTTGCAGTTGCGATGGCGATCGAGCGCCACCCTGATGTCGCTAAAGCCATGATCGAAGCAGGTCATGAGATCTGTAGCCATGGTTACCGCTGGATTGACTATCAATATATCGATGAGTCTGAAGAGCGCGACCATATGGTGAAAGCGATTGAGATCATCCAACAAGTCACGGGTCAACGCCCGCTCGGCTGGTACACAGGCCGAACAGGTCCAAATACGCGTCGACTTGTCGCAGAAGAGGGTGGCTTTTTGTACGACTCTGATGCCTACGACGACGATCTACCATACTGGCATACCGAGACTGGCCGCCCACAACTGGTGATCCCTTACACCCTAGACGTCAATGATATGCGCTTTTCGACGGCGCAGGGCTTTAACTCTGGTGAGCAGTTTTTCCAATACCTGAAAGACACCTTTGATGCTCTTTATATGGAAGGTGAAACCGCACCGAAAATGATGTCGGTTGGGCTTCATTGTCGATTGGTGGGGCGTCCGGGGCGAATCATGGCGCTGAGACGTTTTCTAGATTACGTAAAACAACACGACAGCGTGTGGTTATGCCGTCGTATCGATATTGCCAATCACTGGCATGAACACCATCCGTATAAAGCGGGATAG
- a CDS encoding purine permease, producing MKLLYTLNERPPHGLTLLLALQHMLASIGGIVAVPLIVGASIGLPNTEIVSLINAALLASGIVTVAQCLGFGPIGIRLPVVMGSSFAFLGVAISIGNEGGVSAIMGSALIGSFVVIAASFYMDKVRKLFPTVVSGVVVTLIGLTILPVAMNWVGDSPANSEQFATLPKLFLALVSLGIVVCVSVYCRGAVAASAIVIGLAGGYIVALSLGMVNLDQISSAAWIGGPEPFKYGFTFSMSAIISMSLVYIVVIAEATGDFMALGNNCQTQVSGKDLKRGLLGDGLGSTLSSVLTAMPLASFSQNVGIVGITGVASRYVVAATGGLLILGGLFPKLAAIAVTIPKPVLGGVGFVMFGMIAYAGIRMLIKAADTKRNALVICVGLASGLAVTFEPRLLQHLPHDLANFLHSGITTGTIMTVLLNLILPKSSKAEEQEALAESQAQVQLEIQEQAEMHEQVEREEHAELQQKEQTETTEVKAN from the coding sequence ATGAAACTTCTGTATACCCTAAATGAAAGACCGCCTCATGGGCTTACCCTCCTACTTGCACTACAACATATGCTTGCCTCTATTGGTGGGATCGTTGCAGTACCATTGATTGTTGGCGCATCCATTGGTTTGCCCAACACTGAAATCGTCTCACTTATTAATGCAGCCTTATTGGCATCGGGAATTGTCACCGTCGCGCAGTGTCTCGGTTTCGGCCCAATTGGTATCCGCTTACCGGTGGTGATGGGCTCTAGCTTCGCCTTCCTCGGCGTAGCAATCTCGATTGGTAATGAAGGTGGCGTGAGCGCAATTATGGGCTCAGCATTGATCGGATCATTCGTAGTGATTGCGGCCAGTTTTTACATGGATAAGGTGAGGAAACTGTTTCCTACCGTAGTAAGTGGTGTCGTAGTGACCTTGATCGGCTTAACCATTTTACCGGTTGCCATGAACTGGGTCGGAGACTCTCCAGCCAATAGTGAACAATTCGCCACACTCCCGAAACTCTTTCTCGCGCTGGTCTCTTTAGGGATTGTGGTTTGTGTCTCTGTCTACTGTAGAGGCGCTGTCGCTGCATCGGCCATCGTGATCGGGCTTGCTGGCGGCTACATAGTGGCGCTATCACTTGGCATGGTAAACCTCGACCAAATTAGCTCTGCAGCTTGGATTGGCGGCCCCGAGCCATTCAAGTATGGCTTCACATTCTCAATGAGTGCCATTATTAGCATGAGCTTGGTGTACATCGTCGTGATTGCTGAAGCGACGGGCGATTTCATGGCACTTGGCAATAACTGCCAAACCCAAGTCAGCGGTAAAGATCTAAAACGCGGCCTATTAGGCGATGGCCTCGGTAGCACACTTTCCTCTGTTTTAACCGCAATGCCGTTGGCATCATTCAGCCAAAATGTCGGCATTGTCGGTATCACTGGAGTTGCGAGTCGCTATGTGGTTGCGGCAACGGGCGGCTTACTTATCCTCGGTGGTCTATTCCCAAAACTCGCCGCTATTGCCGTTACTATCCCTAAGCCAGTATTAGGTGGTGTCGGCTTTGTGATGTTCGGAATGATTGCTTACGCAGGTATTCGCATGCTGATAAAGGCGGCGGACACCAAACGAAACGCCCTTGTGATTTGTGTTGGTCTTGCTTCTGGGCTAGCGGTCACGTTCGAACCAAGGCTGCTACAACACTTACCTCATGATTTAGCCAACTTCCTACACTCAGGCATTACTACCGGCACCATCATGACCGTACTGCTTAATCTAATTTTGCCGAAGTCATCAAAAGCAGAAGAGCAAGAAGCGCTAGCAGAGAGCCAAGCTCAAGTTCAATTAGAAATCCAAGAACAAGCAGAAATGCACGAGCAGGTAGAACGAGAAGAACACGCTGAACTGCAGCAAAAAGAACAAACCGAGACAACGGAAGTAAAAGCAAACTAA
- the uraD gene encoding 2-oxo-4-hydroxy-4-carboxy-5-ureidoimidazoline decarboxylase, producing MTVFRSCQPTKMARDEFVAHFADVYEHSPWVAEAVYDQGLNAEDDHIENLHLKMASTLLQADHGKQLALINAHPDLAGRAAVNGELTESSTKEQAGAGIDKCSAEEFEKFTSYNNSYKSRFNFPFIMAVKGANRYQILESFEMRLGNDSETEFATAIQEINKIAMFRLWDM from the coding sequence GTGACAGTATTTCGATCATGCCAACCCACCAAAATGGCTCGCGATGAATTTGTCGCCCATTTTGCCGATGTGTACGAGCACAGCCCTTGGGTTGCTGAAGCGGTGTATGACCAAGGCTTAAATGCAGAAGATGATCATATCGAGAATCTGCACCTGAAGATGGCATCCACGCTTTTGCAAGCTGACCACGGCAAGCAGTTGGCTTTGATCAATGCTCACCCAGATTTAGCAGGTCGAGCAGCAGTAAATGGCGAACTTACAGAGTCGTCTACTAAGGAACAAGCGGGGGCGGGCATCGACAAATGCAGCGCCGAAGAATTTGAAAAATTCACTTCTTACAACAACAGCTACAAAAGTCGCTTCAACTTCCCTTTTATCATGGCGGTAAAGGGAGCCAATCGTTACCAAATTCTTGAGTCGTTCGAGATGCGATTAGGAAATGATAGTGAAACTGAGTTTGCTACGGCGATTCAAGAGATCAACAAGATCGCAATGTTTCGTCTCTGGGATATGTAG